In the Magnolia sinica isolate HGM2019 chromosome 15, MsV1, whole genome shotgun sequence genome, one interval contains:
- the LOC131228113 gene encoding putative disease resistance protein RGA3: MAELVVSGLLQVIIERLASPILEQCELLWGVRDEMENLRSKLSTIQAVLEDAEEQLVKSKALQNWLGKLKCVVYDADDVLDDFTTEMEAEPKVEAKRKKVEIKDCFKKVGTFFSASNPLVSRTNMADKIKEIGRRCDAIAEERSKFHLREGERVLEIVRREPTDSFVIESDVYGREEDKKQLMELLISEEKGEDVTVIPIVGMGGLGKTTLAQFAFNNERAVKHFELRMWVCVSDDFSVSRVTKDIIESATNSKCDLPNMEQLQRHLRELLSEKKFLLVLDDVWDEKPMNWDRLKQFLRGGARGSKIIVTTRSETVASIMGTIPSHQLPVLSENDCWSLFKQRAFGHGRQEHPNLVMHGKEIVKKCGGVPLAAKTLGSLMRLKTEEREWLLVSQSEIWNLPKEDNHILPALKLSYYHLPSHLKQCFAYCSIFPKDYRIEKKKLIRLWMAEGFLQSSDGIKQMEDIGGEYFNNLLWRSFQDVQKDDDGNIVWCKMHDLVHDLASSVAGNECSILKVNNAVNISNMSRARRLSLECESNNCVLTVQNGLRTANHLRTLLVLGRSKNVSIPCELLVHFLYLRVLDLSYTNVTMESLVSIGELKHLRYLDLSETEIQALPESICSLHHLQTLSLLGCYKLTELPMDISKMTSLRHFEICSFARLTHMPANMGELKFLQTLPVFIIGKDSGCGIRELQGLNIRGNLIIQNLENVTCAADAQVANLKEKPNLHKLHFSWGQNIDLQLERIVEQTLEGLQPHPNLKRLVVEGYVGVRFPQWMSNSSLSNLIEISLINCRRCKQLPSLGQLPFLKVLEVYGMDAVKRIDNHFYGNVITQGFPSLEKLTIKDMPNLEEWSGFNGREVFPCLEQLHVDKCDKLVSLPELQNSTSLHRLTIENCNSLTSLRIQGLSSLQNLAIQHCKSLTSLIGGVQHLTALESLNIDECPELASSRLEKLTSLSEWLRHAITLRQLNISNCESLMALPEGIGNLSSLQWLEIEYCEKLECLPSGLQLLTNLQNLIIRGLPSLTALPEGIGNLSSLQYLWIGDCEKLECLPSGLQLLTNLQHLTIIGCPQLKKAMQEGERRGLALHSTHPKNPNPRAEVKGVDVCWGLKRR, translated from the coding sequence ATGGCAGAATTAGTTGTATCAGGCCTTCTTCAAGTGATTATCGAAAGACTAGCCTCCCCAATCCTAGAACAGTGTGAACTGTTGTGGGGTGTTCGCGATGAGATGGAAAATCTAAGAAGTAAGTTATCAACTATACAAGCTGTGCTTGAAGATGCAGAGGAGCAGCTGGTAAAGAGCAAGGCACTGCAGAATTGGCTGGGAAAGCTTAAATGTGTGGTTTATGATGCAGATGATGTATTGGATGATTTCACAACAGAAATGGAAGCAGAACCAAAAGTGGAAGCTAAACGCAAAAAAGTGGAGATTAAGGATTGCTTTAAGAAGGTAGGCACCTTTTTTTCGGCATCTAACCCACTGGTGTCCCGTACAAATATGGCAGATAAGATAAAGGAGATAGGGCGGAGATGTGATGCAATTGCTGAAGAGAGGTCTAAATTCCATTTGAGAGAGGGAGAACGGGTGTTGGAGATTGTACGCCGAGAACCAACTGACTCGTTTGTAATTGAGTCAGATGTTTATGGAAGGGAGGAAGATAAAAAACAGTTAATGGAATTACTGATTAGTGAGGAGAAGGGAGAGGATGTTACAGTCATCCCCATAGTCGGTATGGGGGGCCTTGGGAAGACCACACTCGCTCAATTTGCTTTCAATAATGAGAGGGCAGTGAAGCATTTCGAGCTAAGAATGTGGGTTTGTGTGTCGGATGATTTCAGTGTGAGTAGGGTAACAAAAGATATCATAGAATCAGCAACTAATAGTAAATGTGATCTCccaaacatggaacaactgcAGCGTCACCTCCGAGAACTGCTGAGTGAGAAGAAGTTTTTACTTGTgttggatgatgtgtgggatgAAAAACCTATGAACTGGGATCGATTGAAACAATTCCTCAGAGGAGGTGCAAGGGGTAGTAAAATCATAGTAACTACCCGCAGTGAAACAGTTGCTTCAATCATGGGCACTATCCCTTCACACCAGTTGCCAGTATTATCAGAAAATGATTGTTGGTCTCTATTCAAGCAGCGGGCGTTTGGGCATGGAAGACAAGAACATCCAAACCTTGTAATGCATGGAAAGGAAATTGTGAAGAAATGTGGTGGGGTCCCATTGGCTGCAAAGACGCTCGGAAGCTTGATGCGCCTTAAAACAGAGGAAAGAGAGTGGTTGCTTGTCAGCCAAAGTGAAATTTGGAACTTGCCCAAAGAAGATAATCACATTTTACCAGCTCTAAAGTTGAGTTATTATCATCTGCCATCACATTTGAAGCAATGTTTTGCCTACTGCTCAATATTTCCAAAAGATTATAGAATTGAAAAGAAGAAACTGATCCGTCTTTGGATGGCCGAAGGTTTCCTTCAATCGTCAGATGGAATTAAACAAATGGAAGACATTGGTGGAGAGTATTTTAATAATCTGTTGTGGCGGTCCTTTCAAGATGTTCAGAAAGATGATGATGGGAATATAGTATGGTGCAAGATGCATGACCTCGTGCATGATCTTGCAAGCTCTGTTGCAGGGAATGAATGCTCAATTCTGAAGGTCAATAATGCAGTGAATATCTCTAACATGAGCCGGGCTCGTCGTTTGTCCTTGGAGTGCGAGTCTAATAATTGCGTCCTAACTGTCCAAAATGGCTTGAGGACAGCAAACCATTTGCGAACACTGCTTGTGCTTGGAAGATCGAAGAATGTCAGCATTCCTTGTGAACTTTTGGTACATTTTCTGTACTTGCGTGTGTTAGATTTAAGTTATACAAATGTCACTATGGAGTCGTTGGTTTCAATTGGTGAGTTGAAACACTTGAGATATCTCGACCTGTCTGAAACTGAAATACAAGCCCTTCCTGAATCTATCTGCAGTCTTCACCATTTGCAAACCTTGAGCCTCTTGGGATGTTATAAACTAACAGAGTTACCCATGGACATTAGCAAAATGACTAGTCTAAGACATTTTGAAATCTGTTCATTTGCTAGATTGACCCATATGCCAGCTAATATGGGAGAATTGAAGTTCCTTCAGACGTTGCCAGTATTCATCATTGGTAAGGATAGTGGATGTGGTATAAGAGAGCTGCAGGGCCTAAACATCAGAGGAAATTTGATTATTCAAAACCTTGAGAATGTGACGTGTGCAGCAGATGCCCAGGTTGCCAACTTGAAGGAGAAGCCAAACCTTCATAAGTTACACTTTTCATGGGGTCAGAATATTGATCTTCAGTTGGAAAGAATTGTTGAGCAAACACTCGAAGGTCTCCaaccacatccaaatctcaaaagGTTGGTGGTGGAAGGGTATGTGGGTGTCAGATTTCCACAATGGATGAGTAATTCGTCGCTTTCGAATCTGATTGAAATCTCACTGATTAATTGCAGAAGATGCAAACAGCTCCCGTCACTTGGCCAATTACCATTCCTTAAGGTTCTTGAAGTATATGGAATGGATGCTGTGAAACGCATTGACAACCATTTCTATGGCAATGTTATTACACAGGGATTCCCGTCACTAGAAAAACTAACCATCAAAGATATGCCTAATTTAGAGGAGTGGTCAGGATTCAACGGAAGAGAAGTATTCCCCTGCCTCGAACAATTACATGTCGACAAATGTGATAAGCTGGTATCATTGCCAGAGTTACAAAACTCCACATCTCTCCATCGGCTGACGATTGAAAATTGCAATAGTCTAACGTCCTTGAGAATACAAGGCTTGAGCTCTCTTCAAAATCTTGCCATTCAGCATTGTAAAAGCCTAACGAGTTTGATAGGGGGGGTGCAACACCTCACTGCCTTAGAAtcgttgaatattgatgaatgtcCAGAGCTGGCTTCCAGCAGATTGGAGAAGTTAACATCTTTGTCGGAATGGTTACGGCATGCCATAACGCTGCGACAGCTCAACATCAGTAATTGCGAAAGTCTAATGGCTCTGCCGGAGGGGATAGGAAACCTGTCCTCGCTTCAATGGTTGGAGATTGAGTATTGTGAAAAATTGGAGTGTTTGCCATCCGGgctgcaactcctaacaaaccTCCAGAATCTAATAATCAGAGGATTGCCAAGTCTAACGGCTCTGCCGGAGGGGATAGGAAACCTGTCCTCGCTTCAATATTTGTGGATTGGGGATTGTGAAAAATTAGAGTGTTTGCCATCCGGGCTGCAACTCCTAACAAATCTCCAACATCTAACAATCATTGGCTGTCCACAATTAAAAAAAGCGATGCAAGAAGGAGAAAGGCGAGGATTGGCACTACATAGCACACATCCCAAGAATCCAAATCCTAGAGCGGAGGTGAAGGGTGTAGACGTCTGTTGGGGGTTGAAGAGGAGATAG